In the Candidatus Rhodoblastus alkanivorans genome, one interval contains:
- a CDS encoding chemotaxis protein CheB, giving the protein MRDVRKRSAKKSEAPSSEPEQRPAAKAESFPVVAVGASAGGLDACRKVLDALPPHAGFAFILVQHLDPTHESMLVELLAGHTSMQVCQATDGLKIEREHLYVIPPGSYLSVKAGALRLSQPRDRHGARRPFDFLLHSLAEEYAARAICVVLSGTGTDGSSGLKAIMEQGGLVIAQDPEEAGYDGMPRNAILTGAVDLVLPAAKIPEAILKYDARAGRNAPAQESARDWLAEIIDLLHTKTAHDFRPYKQGTLQRRIERRMALQTGGMVLYLQKLRGDPEELDLLAKDLLINVTRFFRDPTVFEFLAEKVIPGLVADQPADQPLRIWIAGCSSGEETYSLAMLFREAIAAANKNVKLQVFASDIDADAVAQAREGFYPASIEADVSAERLARFFVKEERGYRILPELRADVVFTVQDLLADPPFSRLDFVSCRNLLIYLGPEAQAKVMALFHFALREGGVLLLGGAETVGEPHGCFTAISKSERIFRHTARGRPGDFGFLGGDGVRIPARQGQGQGQGRAPTRETILAELCRRLVLEHYTPAAVLINRKNERLFSLGPTDRYLFVPPGQPTHDLLATARQGLGAKLRSAIQRVFQENAPVTVAGCRVDHDGGTICFSLSARRVESEGEELALICFLDEATQERRQGGAVAPGDVSRIAELEQELETTRIELQGAIRNLEISGEEQKAINEEALSVNEELQSTNEELLTSKEELQSLNEELTALNNQLQETLDRQRTTADDLQNVLYSTDVATIFLDAALKIRFFTPATRSLFNVIASDVGRPLADLASLVADSALLSDARAVLAKHLPIERQIEARSGAWYMRRILPYRTQGGGVEGVVITFADITDRKDASDALEAAKRKAEAADAAKSRFLAAASHDLRQPLQTLALLQGLLTRAVESERERQLVARIGETLGGMTGMLNALLDINQIEAGAIRSEMALFPVNDLLVKLHDEFTYQAHAKALDLRVVSCGLSIFSDPRLLETMVRNLLSNALKYTKSGKVLLGCRRRKGMLSIEVWDTGIGIPDEEIQAIFVEYHQVGNEARERSLGLGLGLSIVRRIGNLLGHRVRVRSHDGHGSVFSIEVALPQVAAPPELPEPGPDFGPASGEKAARKGAILVVEDDPELRELLAASLSEEGHRMARAYDGSEAMQLIEREDFRPDVILADFNLPNRMNGLEVVAKVREKLHRAVPAIILTGDISTRTLRAIADADCVLLNKPVKLDDVTRAVQRALASKHAPPRAKLQRPVETVEVPRPPVIYVVDDDSHIRATIRSVLEDDGRTVEDFADCEAFLKAYRPGREACLLIDAYLPGMSGLELLRRLNDEGHRLPAIMITGNADVTMAVQAIKAGASDFIEKPVGRDELLACVEHALEHSQDESKLIAWREDAASHLEGLTPRQKQVMEMVLAGHPSKNIAADLGISQRTVENHRAAIMKRTGVKSLPALARLAVAAEN; this is encoded by the coding sequence ATGCGAGATGTTCGAAAGCGCTCCGCAAAAAAGTCCGAGGCGCCTTCAAGCGAGCCGGAACAGCGGCCCGCCGCCAAGGCCGAGTCGTTTCCGGTCGTGGCGGTCGGCGCCTCCGCCGGGGGGCTCGACGCCTGCAGGAAGGTGCTGGACGCGCTGCCTCCCCACGCCGGCTTTGCCTTCATTCTGGTCCAGCATCTCGATCCGACCCATGAAAGCATGCTGGTGGAGCTGCTGGCCGGCCATACCTCGATGCAAGTCTGTCAGGCGACCGACGGCCTGAAGATCGAGCGCGAGCATCTTTATGTCATTCCGCCGGGGTCCTATCTCTCGGTCAAGGCCGGCGCCTTGCGCCTTTCGCAACCGCGGGATCGTCACGGCGCGCGGCGGCCCTTCGATTTCCTGCTGCATTCCCTGGCCGAGGAATATGCCGCCCGCGCCATTTGCGTCGTCCTTTCGGGAACGGGCACCGACGGCAGTTCGGGCCTGAAGGCGATCATGGAACAAGGCGGGCTGGTCATTGCGCAGGACCCGGAAGAAGCCGGATATGACGGGATGCCGCGCAATGCGATCCTGACTGGCGCGGTGGATCTCGTGCTGCCGGCGGCGAAAATTCCCGAAGCGATCCTCAAATATGACGCGCGCGCGGGGAGAAATGCGCCGGCGCAGGAATCGGCACGGGATTGGCTGGCGGAGATCATCGACCTTTTGCACACAAAGACGGCGCATGATTTCAGGCCGTACAAGCAGGGGACGTTGCAGCGCCGGATCGAACGCCGGATGGCGCTCCAAACCGGCGGCATGGTTCTTTATCTGCAAAAGTTGCGTGGCGATCCGGAGGAGCTCGATCTTCTGGCCAAGGACCTGCTGATCAACGTCACACGTTTTTTCCGCGACCCGACAGTATTCGAATTTCTCGCCGAGAAAGTCATTCCAGGCCTCGTCGCCGATCAACCGGCGGACCAGCCATTGCGGATCTGGATCGCGGGATGCAGCTCCGGCGAGGAAACCTATTCCCTCGCCATGCTTTTCCGCGAGGCGATCGCCGCCGCCAACAAGAATGTCAAGCTTCAGGTCTTCGCCTCGGATATCGACGCCGACGCCGTGGCGCAAGCGCGCGAGGGCTTCTATCCGGCGTCGATCGAGGCCGACGTGTCGGCGGAGCGGCTGGCGCGTTTCTTCGTCAAGGAGGAGCGGGGCTACAGAATATTGCCCGAATTGCGCGCGGACGTGGTCTTCACCGTGCAGGATTTGCTGGCCGACCCACCGTTCTCGCGTCTCGATTTCGTGTCCTGCCGCAACCTGCTGATCTATCTGGGTCCGGAGGCGCAGGCGAAAGTCATGGCTTTGTTCCATTTCGCGCTGCGCGAGGGCGGCGTGCTGCTTCTTGGCGGCGCCGAGACGGTCGGCGAGCCGCATGGCTGTTTCACGGCGATTTCCAAGAGCGAGCGTATTTTCCGCCATACGGCGCGGGGGCGGCCGGGAGATTTCGGCTTTCTGGGCGGCGACGGCGTGCGCATTCCCGCGCGCCAGGGCCAGGGCCAGGGCCAGGGGCGGGCGCCGACGCGCGAAACAATTCTCGCCGAACTTTGCCGGCGGCTGGTGCTGGAGCATTACACGCCGGCGGCGGTGCTGATTAACCGCAAGAACGAGCGCCTGTTTTCGCTGGGGCCAACGGATCGCTATCTGTTTGTACCGCCCGGGCAGCCGACGCACGATCTTTTGGCCACGGCGCGACAAGGTCTGGGCGCCAAGCTCAGATCGGCGATCCAGAGGGTCTTTCAGGAAAACGCGCCCGTCACCGTCGCCGGCTGCCGTGTCGATCACGACGGCGGGACTATATGCTTCAGCCTGTCGGCGCGGCGGGTTGAAAGCGAGGGCGAGGAACTGGCGTTAATCTGTTTTCTCGACGAAGCGACGCAGGAGCGCCGGCAGGGCGGCGCTGTCGCGCCGGGCGACGTTTCGCGGATCGCCGAACTCGAGCAGGAGCTGGAAACGACGCGGATCGAGTTGCAGGGCGCGATTCGCAATCTGGAAATCTCGGGCGAGGAGCAGAAGGCGATCAACGAGGAAGCCTTGTCGGTCAATGAGGAACTCCAGTCGACCAATGAGGAGCTGCTGACCTCGAAGGAGGAGTTGCAATCGCTCAACGAGGAATTGACGGCCCTCAACAACCAGCTTCAGGAAACGCTCGATCGGCAGCGAACCACCGCCGACGATCTTCAGAATGTTCTGTATAGCACCGATGTCGCGACGATCTTTCTCGACGCGGCTCTCAAAATCCGTTTTTTCACGCCCGCGACCAGATCGCTGTTCAACGTGATTGCGAGCGATGTCGGCCGCCCGCTGGCGGACCTCGCCTCGCTCGTGGCCGACAGCGCGCTTCTGTCCGATGCGCGCGCGGTGCTGGCCAAGCATCTGCCGATCGAACGCCAGATCGAAGCGCGCAGCGGCGCCTGGTACATGCGACGAATCCTGCCCTATCGGACGCAGGGCGGCGGCGTGGAGGGCGTGGTCATCACCTTCGCCGACATCACGGATCGCAAAGACGCCAGCGACGCGCTCGAGGCCGCCAAGCGCAAGGCGGAAGCCGCCGACGCCGCGAAATCGCGCTTCCTCGCCGCCGCCAGCCATGACCTTCGCCAGCCGCTGCAAACGCTGGCCCTGCTGCAGGGGCTTCTGACACGAGCGGTGGAAAGCGAGCGAGAGCGGCAACTGGTGGCGCGGATCGGGGAGACCCTTGGCGGGATGACGGGCATGCTCAATGCGCTGCTCGACATCAACCAGATCGAGGCTGGCGCGATCCGCTCCGAGATGGCGCTGTTCCCGGTCAATGATCTGCTCGTGAAATTGCACGACGAGTTCACCTATCAGGCTCACGCGAAAGCGCTCGACCTGCGCGTGGTTTCCTGCGGCCTGTCGATTTTCAGCGATCCCCGCCTGCTCGAAACGATGGTGCGCAACCTGCTCTCGAATGCCTTGAAATACACCAAAAGCGGCAAGGTGCTGCTGGGCTGCCGTCGCCGCAAGGGGATGTTGAGCATCGAGGTCTGGGATACAGGGATCGGTATTCCCGACGAGGAAATTCAGGCAATTTTCGTGGAATATCATCAAGTCGGCAATGAGGCGCGCGAGCGCAGCCTTGGCCTTGGCCTCGGCCTCTCGATCGTGCGGCGGATCGGCAATCTGCTTGGCCATCGTGTGCGCGTGCGCTCACATGACGGCCACGGCTCGGTCTTCAGTATTGAAGTCGCGCTGCCGCAGGTTGCGGCGCCTCCAGAGCTTCCGGAGCCGGGTCCAGATTTCGGCCCCGCAAGCGGCGAAAAGGCGGCCCGCAAGGGCGCGATCCTGGTCGTCGAGGACGATCCAGAATTGCGCGAATTGCTCGCTGCTTCTCTCAGCGAAGAGGGGCATCGCATGGCGCGCGCCTACGACGGTTCCGAGGCGATGCAATTGATCGAGCGCGAGGATTTCCGGCCGGACGTCATCCTGGCGGATTTCAATCTGCCCAACCGCATGAACGGTCTCGAAGTGGTCGCCAAGGTGCGCGAAAAGCTTCATCGCGCCGTTCCCGCAATCATTCTGACCGGCGACATTTCGACCAGGACATTGCGCGCCATAGCGGACGCCGACTGCGTGCTGCTCAACAAGCCGGTGAAACTGGACGATGTGACGCGCGCCGTGCAGCGGGCGCTGGCGTCGAAGCACGCGCCGCCGCGCGCAAAACTTCAACGCCCTGTCGAAACGGTCGAGGTTCCCAGACCCCCGGTCATTTACGTCGTCGATGACGACAGCCACATTCGCGCGACGATCCGCAGCGTGCTTGAGGACGACGGAAGGACCGTCGAGGATTTTGCCGATTGCGAGGCCTTTCTCAAGGCCTACCGGCCGGGGCGGGAGGCCTGCCTGCTGATCGACGCCTATCTGCCCGGCATGAGCGGCCTCGAATTGTTGCGGCGGCTGAACGACGAGGGCCATCGGTTACCGGCCATCATGATCACCGGCAATGCTGACGTGACGATGGCGGTTCAGGCGATTAAAGCCGGCGCGTCGGATTTCATCGAGAAGCCGGTTGGCCGAGACGAACTGCTGGCCTGCGTCGAGCACGCGCTGGAGCATTCGCAGGATGAGAGCAAGCTGATCGCCTGGCGCGAAGACGCCGCGAGCCATCTGGAGGGCCTCACGCCGCGGCAGAAGCAGGTCATGGAAATGGTTCTGGCCGGTCATCCGAGCAAGAATATCGCGGCGGATCTTGGCATCAGTCAGCGCACCGTCGAAAACCATCGCGCCGCGATCATGAAACGGACCGGGGTGAAATCGCTTCCGGCGCTCGCGCGGCTGGCGGTCGCGGCGGAGAATTGA